The following coding sequences lie in one Natrinema sp. DC36 genomic window:
- a CDS encoding PadR family transcriptional regulator: MDDLTGFQRDLLYVIAGADRPSGQDVKEEIEKYYESEINHGRLYPNLDTLVNKELVEKGELDRRTNYYAMGDAGEQAIQDRREWEDQYVEL, translated from the coding sequence ATGGATGACCTCACCGGCTTCCAGCGAGACCTCCTGTACGTGATCGCAGGTGCCGACCGCCCGTCCGGCCAAGATGTCAAGGAGGAGATAGAGAAATACTATGAGAGCGAGATCAATCACGGCCGGCTGTACCCCAACCTCGACACGCTTGTCAACAAAGAGTTGGTCGAGAAGGGCGAGCTCGACCGACGGACGAACTATTATGCGATGGGCGACGCAGGGGAGCAAGCGATCCAGGATAGACGAGAGTGGGAAGATCAGTACGTCGAGTTGTAA
- a CDS encoding hemolysin family protein, producing the protein MVNVALSAAQLVLALFLVVLNGFFVAAEFAFVRIRGTSVDQLVEEGRPGSGTLQEVMTNLDNYLATTQLGITIASLGLGWVGEPAVAALIEPVLESVLPANLIHLVAFAIGFSIITFLHVVFGELAPKTIAIAKTERLSLFLAPPMKAFYYILYPGIVVFNGAANAFTRSLGVPPASETDETLGERELLRVLTRSGEGGDIDVAEVTMIERVFDLDDTVVREVMVPRPDVVSVPADATLSELHSIVLEAGHTRYPVLDANDGDQVVGFVDVKDVLRAEVDNGDAEIVGDIAREILIVPETMAISDLLIQFREDRQQMAAVIDEWGAVEGIATVEDIVEALVGDLRDGFDLDEREPSIRQRDDEGYDIDGGVQLSNVNDALAGDFESEEVETIGGLVLGQLNRAPEPGDRVEVDGHVVEVTSVEGTRISTVWVHEKDLGDPAVD; encoded by the coding sequence ATGGTAAACGTTGCGCTCTCGGCGGCACAACTCGTCTTAGCGCTGTTTCTCGTGGTGCTCAACGGCTTTTTTGTCGCTGCAGAGTTCGCCTTCGTTCGGATTCGGGGGACATCGGTTGACCAGCTTGTTGAGGAGGGGCGGCCCGGCTCGGGGACGCTCCAAGAAGTGATGACGAATCTCGATAACTACCTCGCCACGACGCAACTCGGTATCACCATCGCATCTCTCGGGTTGGGATGGGTCGGCGAACCCGCAGTGGCGGCGCTCATCGAACCCGTACTGGAATCGGTTCTCCCGGCGAATCTCATCCATCTCGTCGCGTTCGCAATTGGCTTTAGTATCATCACGTTTCTTCACGTCGTCTTCGGTGAACTCGCGCCGAAGACGATCGCAATTGCCAAGACCGAGCGACTCTCGCTGTTCCTCGCCCCACCCATGAAGGCCTTCTATTACATACTCTATCCGGGAATTGTCGTCTTCAACGGGGCGGCCAACGCGTTCACGCGGTCGCTCGGTGTGCCACCCGCTTCCGAAACGGATGAGACACTCGGTGAGCGGGAGCTCCTTCGGGTACTAACACGATCCGGCGAGGGCGGGGACATTGACGTGGCAGAAGTGACGATGATCGAGCGCGTCTTCGATCTTGACGACACCGTAGTGCGGGAGGTCATGGTCCCACGACCGGACGTGGTGAGCGTTCCGGCGGATGCCACACTATCCGAACTTCATTCGATCGTCTTAGAGGCCGGACACACGCGCTATCCGGTTCTTGATGCCAACGACGGTGACCAAGTGGTCGGATTCGTAGATGTCAAGGACGTGCTGCGAGCAGAGGTGGACAATGGGGATGCCGAGATAGTCGGTGATATCGCCCGTGAGATTCTCATCGTCCCGGAGACGATGGCAATTAGCGATCTCCTGATACAGTTCAGGGAGGATCGCCAGCAGATGGCCGCAGTCATCGACGAGTGGGGAGCGGTTGAGGGGATTGCAACGGTTGAAGATATCGTTGAGGCCCTCGTCGGAGACCTTCGAGACGGGTTTGATCTCGATGAGCGCGAACCCTCGATACGCCAGCGTGACGATGAGGGGTACGACATTGACGGAGGAGTCCAATTGTCGAACGTAAACGATGCTCTGGCTGGGGACTTCGAAAGCGAGGAGGTCGAAACGATCGGTGGACTGGTGCTCGGGCAACTCAACCGCGCGCCAGAACCTGGCGACCGCGTCGAGGTCGACGGTCACGTCGTTGAGGTAACGAGCGTCGAGGGGACCCGAATTTCGACAGTATGGGTCCATGAAAAAGATCTCGGTGATCCAGCGGTGGACTGA
- a CDS encoding CBS domain-containing protein — MIDQIVGDVMTQSVQTIPPETTACDVATLFADQDIGSAIVVDPETGEYSGIVTESDIMQQVAAGADVESIRVTAFLSTPLVTIANSEEIHTAAALMKEHSIRRLPVTDDGDLVGILTTTDLTHYLPRLRNTILRGRNDLASQ; from the coding sequence ATGATTGACCAAATCGTCGGTGATGTGATGACACAGTCAGTTCAAACGATTCCGCCAGAGACGACGGCCTGTGATGTGGCGACACTGTTCGCGGATCAGGATATCGGATCAGCAATCGTGGTCGACCCCGAGACAGGCGAGTACAGCGGTATCGTAACTGAGTCCGATATCATGCAACAGGTGGCAGCAGGGGCTGATGTCGAATCCATTCGTGTAACTGCGTTTCTGAGTACGCCACTCGTTACGATTGCCAACTCAGAAGAGATCCACACCGCTGCCGCTCTAATGAAAGAGCACTCAATCCGGCGACTCCCGGTCACCGACGATGGAGACCTCGTCGGCATCCTCACGACGACTGATCTCACTCACTATCTGCCTCGGCTCAGGAACACGATCCTCCGTGGACGGAACGACCTGGCCAGTCAGTGA